From a region of the Mycobacterium intracellulare ATCC 13950 genome:
- a CDS encoding vitamin K epoxide reductase family protein, with protein sequence MTGAVSTESADPSADPTPAPVPAPSAWWLLIAGAIGLVASMTLTVEKIDILLDPSYVPSCNINPILSCGSVMMTPQASLLGFPNPLLGLVAFTVVIVTGLLALTKVVLPQWYWLGLTAGVLAGAVFVHWLIFQSLYRIGALCPYCMVVWAVTMSLLVVVASIAYRPALQARQAGPAWVVYQWRWSIAALWFTAVFLLCMARFWDYWSTLL encoded by the coding sequence GTGACCGGCGCGGTGTCGACCGAATCGGCCGATCCCAGCGCCGATCCCACCCCGGCCCCGGTGCCGGCGCCCAGCGCGTGGTGGCTGCTGATCGCCGGGGCGATCGGCCTGGTGGCGTCGATGACGCTGACGGTCGAGAAGATCGACATCCTGCTCGACCCGTCGTACGTGCCGTCCTGCAACATCAACCCGATCCTGTCGTGCGGCTCGGTGATGATGACGCCGCAGGCGTCGCTGCTGGGGTTCCCCAATCCGTTGCTCGGCCTGGTGGCCTTCACCGTGGTGATCGTCACCGGGCTGCTGGCGTTGACGAAAGTTGTTCTGCCCCAATGGTATTGGCTGGGACTGACGGCCGGGGTGCTGGCCGGAGCGGTGTTCGTGCACTGGCTGATCTTCCAGAGCCTGTATCGCATCGGCGCGTTGTGCCCGTACTGCATGGTGGTGTGGGCGGTCACCATGTCGCTGCTGGTGGTGGTCGCCTCGATCGCGTATCGCCCTGCGCTGCAGGCCCGCCAAGCCGGCCCGGCGTGGGTGGTGTACCAATGGCGATGGTCGATCGCCGCGCTGTGGTTCACCGCGGTGTTTCTGCTGTGCATGGCGCGGTTCTGGGACTATTGGTCGACGCTGCTGTAG